The following are encoded together in the Deltaproteobacteria bacterium genome:
- the gcvT gene encoding glycine cleavage system aminomethyltransferase GcvT, protein MSITINKTPFHSWHKGHGGHMVNFAGWEMPLNYPLGIVEEHLATRKFGGLFDVSHMGRFFFAGERVLSFLQYILTNNAAALDPGEAQYTIIANDDGGAIDDAYLYRMEENQYLLVVNASNAQKDWAWFQEYLKKFSKVTLEDKTEKIAMIALQGPRSKAILQNLLQESRSILPDPGRNHLRSAMIEGTAVTISRTGYTGEPLAFELFFPADKALGIWEKIFHFGQKEGIVPVGLGARDTLRLEAGLPLFGHEFGLDPEGKEIPILSVGPAKIAVSFSPAKGDYIGKEALWKQFQELKNREEGRVDLIPANPLVGRRVLPAAMLSEGVARPQFPVYIDDSPVGHVISGTMVPYWKFDGKGIYSTITQATGRKAIVLAYLDAELKDGQAIKVSSRGKFLTGQVVNKNLSAEAPPYARPVHVEEVAPQKPRPRQPLEFSVQTLVNKAIKNTIWRQRQTINLIPSEQTPSPLVKLISIADPCSRYAEHRHFKTLGEAEVYYYQGTSFIEEVEARLHEEMSRYLGCSMVETRVISGQMANAAVYSALVDYLNRFDRKSEPRRLRKVMNHHIGRGGHLSSQPMGALRDFLSVDPQTERRAAVNFPVLDENPYQIDLPRTEEYLYHHKPELIILGKSMIIYCEPLKELRRMVEGMKEKPLIMYDMAHVLGLIGPHFQQPFQEGADIVTGSTHKTFFGTQRGIIGSNFDEKSENYDLWEAIARRTFPGSLSNHHLGTLLGLLLAAYEMNAFADDYQKQIIANAKSFAAALKTYGLQVEGDPRIGYTETHQVLLRVGYTCGPKVARRLEENNIIVNYQALPDDEGFSASSGLRMGVQEMTRFGMKEKDFQDLAGYLADSILKNRPVAEEVSRFRSRFTQMHYCLDDEKARPLIQELLSVVIE, encoded by the coding sequence ATGAGTATAACGATAAATAAAACCCCTTTCCATAGCTGGCATAAGGGCCATGGAGGCCACATGGTTAATTTTGCCGGGTGGGAGATGCCCCTGAATTATCCCCTCGGAATCGTAGAAGAACATTTGGCTACCCGCAAATTCGGGGGACTGTTTGACGTTTCTCATATGGGAAGGTTTTTTTTTGCGGGGGAAAGAGTTCTGTCCTTTCTTCAGTATATCCTCACAAATAACGCCGCCGCTCTGGATCCAGGGGAAGCTCAATACACCATTATCGCCAACGATGACGGGGGTGCAATCGACGATGCCTATCTTTACCGAATGGAGGAAAATCAATATCTATTGGTGGTTAACGCTTCCAATGCGCAAAAAGACTGGGCCTGGTTTCAGGAGTATTTGAAGAAATTTTCCAAAGTTACCTTGGAAGACAAAACAGAAAAAATAGCCATGATCGCTTTGCAGGGCCCAAGATCAAAGGCCATCCTGCAAAATCTTTTGCAAGAAAGCCGTTCGATACTTCCCGATCCGGGAAGAAATCATCTGCGGTCAGCCATGATCGAGGGGACCGCGGTAACCATATCGAGAACAGGATATACAGGAGAACCTCTGGCGTTTGAACTTTTTTTCCCCGCGGATAAGGCGCTGGGGATCTGGGAGAAAATTTTTCATTTCGGCCAGAAGGAAGGGATTGTTCCAGTGGGCCTTGGCGCTCGAGACACACTGCGGTTGGAAGCCGGCCTCCCGCTCTTCGGTCATGAGTTCGGCCTTGACCCTGAGGGCAAGGAAATTCCCATCCTGTCTGTTGGCCCAGCAAAAATTGCAGTCAGTTTTTCTCCTGCGAAGGGAGATTACATCGGAAAGGAAGCCTTGTGGAAACAGTTTCAAGAACTCAAGAACCGGGAGGAGGGCCGCGTGGATCTTATTCCTGCTAATCCCCTGGTCGGGCGCAGGGTTCTACCAGCGGCCATGTTGTCCGAAGGGGTAGCCAGGCCGCAATTCCCGGTATATATAGATGATTCGCCCGTTGGCCATGTGATCAGCGGGACCATGGTCCCTTACTGGAAATTTGATGGAAAAGGAATCTACTCCACCATTACCCAGGCTACCGGCCGGAAAGCCATCGTCCTTGCCTATTTGGATGCCGAACTCAAAGATGGCCAGGCCATCAAAGTTTCCAGCAGAGGAAAATTCCTCACCGGCCAGGTGGTCAATAAAAATCTCAGTGCCGAGGCCCCTCCCTATGCCCGCCCTGTCCACGTCGAAGAAGTTGCTCCCCAAAAACCCCGGCCTAGGCAGCCTTTGGAATTTTCGGTTCAGACCTTGGTAAACAAAGCCATCAAAAACACTATCTGGAGGCAGAGGCAGACCATCAACCTCATCCCTTCGGAACAAACCCCTTCGCCCTTGGTAAAACTAATTTCCATCGCGGATCCCTGTTCCAGGTATGCCGAGCACAGACATTTTAAGACCTTAGGGGAGGCCGAAGTTTATTATTATCAGGGAACTTCTTTTATTGAAGAGGTCGAGGCTAGGCTTCACGAGGAGATGAGCCGATATTTAGGTTGCTCGATGGTCGAAACACGGGTGATCAGCGGGCAGATGGCCAATGCTGCCGTCTATAGTGCTCTTGTAGACTATCTCAATCGCTTCGACCGCAAATCCGAGCCAAGACGTTTAAGAAAGGTTATGAACCATCATATCGGGAGAGGAGGTCACCTCAGCTCCCAGCCCATGGGCGCTTTACGGGATTTTCTGTCGGTTGATCCGCAGACCGAGAGGCGGGCAGCAGTCAATTTTCCGGTACTGGACGAAAACCCTTACCAGATCGATCTCCCACGAACTGAAGAATACCTCTACCATCACAAACCCGAGCTGATTATTTTGGGAAAGTCTATGATTATTTACTGCGAACCTCTGAAAGAATTGCGCAGGATGGTTGAGGGGATGAAAGAAAAGCCCTTGATTATGTATGACATGGCTCATGTCCTCGGCCTCATCGGCCCGCATTTTCAGCAGCCTTTTCAAGAGGGAGCGGACATCGTTACCGGCTCAACCCACAAAACATTTTTCGGAACCCAGAGGGGAATCATCGGCAGCAATTTTGATGAAAAATCTGAAAACTACGACCTTTGGGAAGCCATCGCCCGCAGAACTTTCCCGGGAAGCCTCAGCAACCACCACCTGGGAACCCTTCTCGGCCTGCTCCTGGCGGCTTACGAAATGAACGCTTTTGCCGATGATTACCAGAAACAAATTATCGCTAATGCCAAATCCTTCGCTGCGGCTTTAAAAACTTATGGCCTGCAGGTTGAAGGAGATCCCCGTATCGGGTATACCGAAACCCACCAGGTGCTCCTGCGGGTCGGGTACACGTGTGGCCCCAAAGTGGCCCGCAGGTTGGAGGAAAATAACATTATCGTTAACTATCAAGCTTTGCCTGATGACGAAGGGTTTAGCGCCAGCAGCGGCCTGCGCATGGGCGTCCAGGAGATGACCCGCTTCGGCATGAAAGAAAAGGATTTCCAAGACCTCGCGGGGTACCTGGCCGATTCAATCCTGAAAAACCGCCCTGTGGCTGAGGAAGTCAGTCGTTTCCGATCCCGTTTTACGCAAATGCATTATTGCCTGGATGATGAAAAAGCCCGTCCGTTAATCCAGGAGCTTTTGAGCGTAGTGATCGAATAA